Proteins co-encoded in one Natrarchaeobius halalkaliphilus genomic window:
- the cofH gene encoding 7,8-didemethyl-8-hydroxy-5-deazariboflavin synthase subunit CofH, with the protein MERPVTEADLTFEHVPETDQSFENALAKARGRDRLTVDDAIELLTTGTDIPGIDRRRKEQVLEAADRRRADVVGEEVTFVANLNNNVTTACNVGCLFCNFKDAAHTFETEYAEESGPETAGFTKTPEESREIVEDAVSRGIYEVTSVSGLHPAFALDEEHLEILETHPERKAVNYKPPERYVTDPGTYAEQLTAMSVDDVHVHSMTPEEAYHARRGTEWSYEEVYARLSEAGLDTVPGTAAEILVDEVRDVICPGKIDTAGWLEAMEAAATVGLGLTATIMYGHVENEAHRALHLKRVRDLQERVGGAITEFVPLSFVHQNTPLYEHDVVSGGASTDEDELLIAVSRLFLDNVDHIQSSWVKYGNEQGLKMLSCGADDFMGTILSEEITKRAGGEYGEFRSVTDYVELISSIGRVPVERSTDYETRRVLDPEEPPFGPELGPQANGTPLLTRAERSERDVLADD; encoded by the coding sequence ATGGAGCGACCGGTGACCGAGGCCGACCTCACGTTCGAACACGTTCCCGAGACGGATCAGTCGTTCGAGAACGCACTGGCGAAAGCGCGCGGCCGCGACCGACTGACGGTCGACGACGCCATCGAGTTGTTGACCACGGGAACCGACATCCCGGGCATCGACCGACGGCGAAAAGAACAGGTGCTCGAGGCCGCCGATCGCCGCCGCGCGGACGTCGTTGGCGAGGAGGTCACGTTCGTCGCGAACCTGAACAACAACGTCACGACGGCCTGCAACGTCGGTTGTCTGTTCTGTAACTTCAAAGACGCAGCGCACACGTTCGAGACGGAGTACGCAGAGGAGAGCGGCCCCGAGACGGCGGGGTTTACCAAGACGCCCGAAGAGTCCCGTGAGATCGTCGAAGACGCCGTCTCACGCGGTATCTACGAGGTCACTTCGGTCTCCGGTCTCCACCCCGCGTTCGCACTGGACGAGGAGCACCTCGAGATTCTCGAGACACATCCGGAGCGAAAAGCGGTCAACTACAAGCCACCGGAACGGTACGTGACCGACCCCGGAACCTACGCCGAACAGCTGACCGCGATGAGCGTCGACGACGTTCACGTCCACTCGATGACGCCCGAGGAGGCCTACCACGCCCGACGCGGAACCGAGTGGTCCTACGAGGAGGTCTATGCGCGTCTCAGCGAAGCCGGCCTCGACACCGTCCCCGGAACCGCCGCCGAAATTCTTGTCGACGAGGTTCGAGACGTCATCTGTCCCGGAAAGATCGACACGGCCGGATGGCTCGAGGCGATGGAGGCCGCCGCAACCGTCGGACTCGGGTTGACCGCGACGATCATGTACGGTCACGTCGAGAACGAAGCCCACCGCGCGTTACACCTAAAGCGCGTCCGTGATCTCCAAGAGCGCGTCGGCGGAGCGATCACGGAGTTCGTTCCGCTCTCGTTCGTCCACCAGAACACGCCGCTTTACGAACACGACGTCGTCTCCGGCGGCGCGAGCACGGACGAAGACGAACTGCTGATCGCCGTCTCGAGGCTCTTTCTCGACAACGTCGACCACATCCAGTCGTCGTGGGTCAAATACGGCAACGAACAGGGACTGAAGATGCTGTCCTGTGGCGCGGACGACTTCATGGGAACGATCCTCTCGGAGGAGATCACCAAGCGTGCAGGCGGCGAGTACGGCGAGTTCCGTTCGGTAACGGACTACGTCGAGTTGATCTCTTCGATCGGACGCGTGCCGGTCGAACGCTCGACCGACTACGAGACGAGACGCGTCCTCGATCCGGAGGAGCCGCCGTTCGGTCCCGAACTCGGGCCACAGGCGAACGGAACACCCCTCTTGACGCGGGCAGAGCGGTCGGAGCGGGACGTCCTCGCGGACGACTAA
- a CDS encoding elongation factor EF-2 has translation MGRRKKIVQECERLMDEPENIRNIAIAAHVDHGKTTLSDNLLAGAGMISDETAGEQLAMDTEEDEQERGITIDAANVSMTHEYEDTNHLINLIDTPGHVDFGGDVTRAMRAVDGALVVVDAVEGAMPQTETVLRQALREGVKPTLFINKVDRLISELQEGPEEMQERLLSVIHDVNELIRGMTQDMDDVEDWTVSVEEGTVGFGSALYKWGVSMPSMQRTGMDFAEIMELERSDKRQELHEKTPLSDVVLDMVCEHFPNPVDAQPRRIPRVWRGDAESDLAKGMRLVDEDGEVVFMVTDISMDPHAGEIASGRVFSGSLEKGQELYVSGTAGKNRVQSVGIYMGGEREEVDEVPAGNIAAVTGLRDAIAGSTVSSVEMTPFESIEHISEPVITKAVEAQTMDDLPKLIETLRQVSKEDPTIQIEINEDTGEHLISGQGELHLEVITQRIESNQGIPVNTGEPIVVFREQPQRPSDEIEGISPNRHNRFYVSIEPMSNELVETIQMGEASMDMPEQERREALQEAGMDKDDSQEVEHIHGTNILIDDTKGIQHLNETMELVIEGFEDALDNGPLANEPVQGTLIRLHDARLHEDTIHRGPAQVIPATRNALHKALIDGRIKLLEPMQDVRIDVPNDHMGAASGEVQGRRGRVDDMYQEGDLMVVEGIAPVGEMIGFASDIRSATEGRASWNTENAGFEVMADSLQREEIMEIRERKGMKLELPPSIDYI, from the coding sequence ATGGGCCGACGCAAGAAGATCGTCCAGGAGTGTGAACGGCTGATGGACGAACCGGAGAACATCCGGAACATCGCCATCGCCGCTCACGTCGATCACGGAAAAACGACGCTTTCTGACAATCTGTTGGCTGGTGCAGGCATGATCTCCGATGAGACTGCCGGCGAACAGCTCGCAATGGACACGGAAGAGGACGAACAGGAACGCGGAATCACCATCGACGCGGCGAACGTGTCGATGACTCACGAGTACGAGGACACCAATCACCTCATCAACCTCATCGACACGCCCGGCCACGTCGACTTCGGTGGCGACGTGACGCGTGCGATGCGTGCAGTCGACGGTGCACTTGTCGTCGTCGACGCCGTCGAAGGGGCGATGCCCCAGACGGAGACGGTGCTCCGACAGGCGCTTCGAGAGGGCGTCAAGCCGACGCTGTTCATCAACAAGGTCGACCGCCTTATCTCCGAGCTTCAGGAGGGTCCCGAGGAGATGCAGGAACGGCTGCTCTCGGTCATCCACGACGTCAACGAACTCATTCGTGGCATGACCCAGGACATGGACGACGTCGAGGACTGGACCGTCTCCGTCGAGGAAGGTACCGTCGGCTTCGGCTCCGCGCTGTACAAGTGGGGCGTCTCGATGCCGTCGATGCAGCGCACCGGTATGGACTTCGCAGAGATCATGGAGCTCGAGCGTTCGGACAAGCGCCAGGAGCTCCACGAGAAGACGCCGCTTTCGGACGTCGTTCTCGACATGGTCTGTGAGCACTTCCCGAACCCTGTCGACGCCCAGCCCCGACGTATTCCACGGGTCTGGCGCGGCGACGCCGAGTCCGACCTCGCGAAAGGAATGCGTCTCGTCGACGAGGACGGCGAAGTCGTCTTCATGGTCACCGACATCTCGATGGACCCCCACGCCGGCGAAATCGCCTCCGGCCGCGTCTTCTCGGGCTCCCTCGAGAAGGGGCAGGAGCTGTACGTCTCCGGGACCGCGGGCAAGAACCGCGTCCAGTCCGTCGGGATCTACATGGGCGGCGAGCGCGAGGAAGTCGACGAGGTTCCCGCGGGGAACATCGCGGCCGTCACCGGTCTGCGCGACGCCATCGCCGGTTCGACCGTCTCGAGCGTCGAGATGACGCCGTTCGAGTCGATCGAACACATCTCCGAGCCGGTCATCACGAAGGCAGTTGAAGCCCAGACGATGGACGATCTGCCGAAGCTCATCGAGACGCTCCGACAGGTCTCAAAGGAGGATCCGACGATCCAGATCGAGATCAACGAGGACACCGGCGAGCACCTCATCTCGGGACAGGGTGAGCTTCACCTCGAGGTCATCACCCAGCGTATCGAGTCCAACCAGGGCATTCCGGTCAACACCGGCGAGCCGATCGTCGTCTTCCGCGAACAGCCCCAGCGGCCGAGCGACGAGATCGAGGGCATCTCGCCGAACCGCCACAACCGCTTTTACGTCTCCATCGAGCCGATGTCGAACGAACTCGTCGAGACGATCCAGATGGGCGAGGCCTCGATGGACATGCCCGAGCAGGAACGTCGTGAGGCCTTACAGGAGGCCGGCATGGACAAAGACGACTCCCAGGAAGTCGAGCACATTCACGGGACGAACATCCTCATCGACGATACGAAGGGGATTCAGCACTTAAACGAGACGATGGAACTCGTGATCGAGGGCTTCGAGGACGCCCTCGACAACGGCCCGCTCGCGAACGAGCCCGTCCAGGGGACCCTCATCCGCCTGCACGACGCGAGGCTCCACGAGGACACGATCCACCGCGGTCCCGCACAGGTGATTCCGGCAACCCGCAACGCCCTCCACAAGGCGCTGATCGACGGACGGATCAAGTTGCTCGAGCCGATGCAGGACGTCCGGATCGACGTTCCCAACGATCACATGGGTGCCGCATCCGGCGAGGTTCAGGGCCGCCGTGGCCGCGTCGACGACATGTACCAGGAGGGTGACCTCATGGTCGTCGAGGGTATCGCACCCGTCGGCGAGATGATCGGCTTCGCAAGCGATATCCGCTCTGCAACCGAGGGTCGGGCCTCCTGGAACACCGAAAACGCCGGCTTCGAGGTCATGGCCGACTCGCTCCAGCGCGAAGAGATCATGGAGATTCGCGAGCGAAAAGGCATGAAACTCGAGCTGCCGCCGTCGATCGACTACATCTGA
- a CDS encoding DUF5781 family protein: MDIRVQGPGPTAPFLSARDLFETEHDLSLPVYVQLQDDPDERTWAAHDDDRHVLNISRQAASSAMARELALHEFSHMARHEQDHPSHTQSLEEVLYLALAGRRVERRKLSHCYQIANHMKDIYADDITLSVGPGEKLLAFLESRLAMAVADRPETPTRAGLERLSPSADPEITVVNAAFALALAERHDLVGDDHRLYDLAHAAAMDAPDVDFEGFKHRFRELGRETDSSTYRQVLVDATRAYVGGEGLAAE; encoded by the coding sequence ATGGATATACGAGTACAGGGCCCCGGTCCGACCGCCCCCTTCCTCAGCGCCCGAGACCTCTTCGAAACCGAACACGATCTCTCATTACCGGTCTACGTCCAGCTGCAAGACGACCCCGACGAGCGTACCTGGGCCGCCCACGACGACGATCGTCACGTCCTGAACATCTCGAGGCAGGCCGCCTCGAGTGCGATGGCTCGCGAACTCGCCCTCCACGAGTTCTCCCACATGGCCAGACACGAACAGGATCACCCGTCGCACACCCAGTCTCTCGAGGAAGTGCTCTACCTCGCGTTGGCTGGCAGGCGCGTCGAGCGGCGCAAGCTTTCACACTGTTACCAGATCGCAAATCACATGAAAGACATCTACGCCGACGATATCACGCTCTCGGTCGGCCCCGGCGAGAAACTCCTCGCGTTTCTCGAGTCGCGTCTCGCGATGGCGGTCGCAGACCGCCCCGAGACGCCGACTCGAGCGGGCCTCGAGCGACTCTCACCGAGCGCTGATCCCGAGATCACGGTCGTCAACGCGGCGTTCGCGCTCGCACTCGCTGAACGTCACGATCTCGTCGGTGACGATCATCGACTCTACGATCTCGCGCACGCGGCCGCGATGGATGCCCCCGACGTCGACTTCGAGGGGTTCAAACATCGATTCCGTGAACTCGGGCGCGAAACCGACTCGAGTACGTACCGACAGGTGCTCGTCGACGCGACTCGCGCGTACGTCGGCGGTGAGGGACTGGCCGCGGAGTGA
- a CDS encoding 30S ribosomal protein S7 → MAAEDQPDPDAPAGGADVGAKLFGTWEIDEIAYDDPSTERYISVTPVAHTAGRHASKQFQKSQISIVERLINRLMQTEENTGKKQMTLNNVRESFEIIHERTEENPVQVLVTAVENAAPREETVRLKYGGISVPKAVDVAPQRRVDQSLKFIAEGVQNASFKSVTSVPEAIASQLTGAANYDVQTYAISQKEEKERVAAAAR, encoded by the coding sequence ATGGCGGCAGAAGATCAACCCGACCCGGACGCGCCCGCAGGTGGCGCGGACGTCGGCGCGAAGCTCTTTGGCACCTGGGAGATCGACGAGATCGCATACGACGATCCCTCGACGGAGCGCTACATCTCGGTGACGCCGGTCGCTCACACGGCCGGGCGTCACGCGAGCAAGCAGTTCCAGAAGTCCCAGATCTCCATCGTCGAGCGGCTCATCAACCGGCTCATGCAGACCGAAGAGAACACGGGCAAAAAGCAGATGACGCTCAACAACGTCCGCGAGTCGTTCGAGATCATCCACGAGCGCACCGAGGAGAACCCCGTGCAGGTGCTCGTGACCGCCGTCGAGAACGCGGCCCCGCGCGAGGAGACCGTCCGCCTGAAGTACGGTGGCATCTCCGTCCCGAAGGCCGTCGACGTTGCTCCACAGCGACGAGTCGACCAGTCGCTGAAATTCATCGCAGAAGGCGTCCAGAACGCCTCGTTCAAGTCCGTGACCTCCGTTCCTGAGGCGATCGCCTCCCAGCTTACGGGCGCGGCCAACTACGACGTCCAGACCTACGCGATCAGCCAGAAAGAAGAAAAAGAGCGCGTTGCGGCGGCCGCACGCTAG
- a CDS encoding 30S ribosomal protein S12, with protein sequence MANGKYAARKLKKDRQNQRWSDSDYARRARGLREKSDPLEGAPQARGIVLEKVGIEAKQPNSAIRKCVRVQLIKNGKQVTAFCPGDGAISFIDEHDEVTIAGIGGAKGRAMGDLSGVNYKVDKVNGVALLELVRGNAEKPVR encoded by the coding sequence ATGGCAAACGGCAAATACGCCGCGCGCAAGCTCAAGAAGGACCGCCAGAACCAGCGGTGGTCCGACTCTGACTACGCGCGACGCGCACGGGGTCTTCGCGAGAAGTCCGATCCACTCGAGGGAGCCCCACAGGCTCGAGGTATCGTACTGGAAAAGGTCGGCATCGAGGCGAAACAGCCCAACTCAGCGATCCGAAAGTGTGTTCGGGTACAGCTGATCAAAAACGGCAAGCAGGTGACGGCGTTCTGTCCCGGCGACGGCGCGATTTCGTTCATCGACGAACACGACGAAGTCACCATCGCCGGTATCGGTGGGGCGAAGGGTCGTGCGATGGGTGACCTCTCCGGAGTCAACTACAAGGTCGACAAAGTCAACGGCGTTGCACTGCTCGAACTGGTCCGCGGAAACGCAGAGAAACCGGTGCGATAA
- a CDS encoding NusA-like transcription termination signal-binding factor, producing the protein MGVTLDDDARRHLALFEDVTGANGVDCLLEERREDGGDRLIVVVSSGQMGEAIGPGGRTIQRYEEQVDAPVRLVEDADNASEFVANALAPAAVYNVTLSENDDIVAYVEVAEEDRGVAIGSNGWTIDAARTLAERHFGIDDVQLI; encoded by the coding sequence ATGGGCGTTACCCTCGACGACGACGCGCGCCGGCACCTCGCGCTGTTCGAGGACGTCACCGGCGCGAACGGTGTCGACTGCCTGCTCGAGGAACGCCGTGAGGACGGCGGCGACCGGCTGATCGTCGTGGTCTCGAGCGGACAGATGGGCGAGGCGATCGGTCCCGGCGGACGGACGATTCAACGCTACGAAGAGCAAGTCGATGCACCGGTCCGGCTGGTCGAAGACGCCGACAACGCGTCGGAGTTCGTCGCGAACGCGCTGGCACCGGCGGCGGTCTACAACGTCACCCTGAGCGAGAACGACGATATCGTCGCCTACGTCGAGGTGGCGGAGGAAGATCGAGGAGTGGCGATCGGCTCCAACGGCTGGACGATCGACGCTGCACGCACGCTCGCAGAGCGCCACTTCGGGATCGACGACGTGCAGTTGATCTGA
- the rpoA2 gene encoding DNA-directed RNA polymerase subunit A'' — MTEVDFDVDDDTIAIVENADLPRRLKDEVYAELESRPEATVEDADNLANAVEDRYVDTRVEPLDPVGTVSAQSIGEPGTQLTMNTFHYAGVAEIDVTQGLPRLIELVDARKTPDTPMMTVHLEDEYATERENAHEVVWNIEATKILALGDVSTNVADMRVQISLNQDTLEERMITPEEVAEIIEDNLGVSTVQNGTEVQFGPEEPSYRDLLQLVEELRDITFKGIEEVSRVVIRREEREAGTPSDGDDGSEEFVLYTEGSAFGDVLEIEGVDASRTTCNNIHEIHRNLGIEAAREAIIEETNNTLAEQGLDDVNVRHLMLVADIMTNRGEIESIGRHGISGSKESVLARAAFEVTVNHLLNAAIHGEIDELHGVTENVIVGKPIKLGTGDVELRMGSTTGGRQAD, encoded by the coding sequence ATGACTGAGGTCGACTTCGATGTCGACGACGACACGATCGCTATCGTCGAGAACGCCGACCTCCCTCGACGCCTCAAAGACGAGGTCTACGCGGAACTCGAGAGCCGTCCCGAAGCCACCGTCGAGGACGCCGATAACCTGGCGAATGCGGTCGAAGACCGCTACGTCGATACCCGAGTCGAACCCCTCGACCCCGTCGGGACGGTCTCGGCACAGTCGATCGGTGAGCCCGGGACGCAGCTGACGATGAACACGTTCCACTACGCGGGAGTCGCGGAGATCGACGTAACCCAGGGGCTGCCCCGGTTGATCGAGCTGGTCGACGCCCGGAAAACCCCTGATACGCCGATGATGACCGTCCACCTCGAGGACGAGTACGCGACCGAACGCGAGAACGCACACGAGGTCGTCTGGAACATCGAGGCGACCAAAATCCTCGCGCTGGGTGACGTCTCGACGAACGTCGCGGACATGCGCGTCCAGATCTCGCTCAACCAGGACACCCTCGAAGAGCGAATGATCACGCCCGAGGAGGTCGCTGAGATCATCGAGGACAACCTCGGCGTCAGTACGGTCCAGAACGGAACCGAAGTTCAGTTCGGCCCCGAAGAACCCTCCTATCGCGACCTGCTCCAGTTAGTCGAGGAGCTTCGCGACATCACGTTCAAAGGGATCGAAGAGGTTTCTCGAGTCGTTATCCGCCGCGAGGAGCGCGAGGCGGGTACCCCTTCGGACGGAGACGACGGAAGCGAGGAGTTCGTCCTCTACACCGAGGGATCGGCGTTTGGAGACGTCCTCGAGATCGAGGGCGTCGACGCCTCACGAACGACGTGTAACAACATCCACGAGATCCACCGCAATCTCGGCATCGAGGCCGCCCGCGAGGCGATCATCGAGGAGACGAACAACACGCTCGCAGAGCAGGGTCTCGACGACGTCAACGTTCGTCACCTGATGCTGGTCGCGGACATCATGACCAACCGCGGCGAAATCGAATCGATCGGCCGCCACGGCATTTCGGGTTCGAAGGAGTCCGTCCTCGCGCGTGCGGCGTTCGAGGTGACGGTCAACCACCTGCTCAACGCCGCGATCCACGGCGAAATCGACGAACTGCACGGCGTCACCGAGAACGTCATCGTCGGCAAGCCGATCAAGCTCGGCACCGGCGATGTCGAACTCCGGATGGGGTCGACGACCGGCGGGCGACAGGCAGACTGA